One Zeugodacus cucurbitae isolate PBARC_wt_2022May chromosome 3, idZeuCucr1.2, whole genome shotgun sequence genomic region harbors:
- the Lip1_2 gene encoding lipase 1 — protein sequence MRPFQSFQNIPLLLCLLIVCQFVHRSRGQFIDDSETDPDDEEDESVEDETPEEKATRKNIQEDSNLPVDKLIAKYGYPAEVHHVTTEDGYILTMHRIRRQGAQPFFLQHGLVDSSAGYVIMGPNISLAYLLSDYKYDVWLGNARGNRYSRNHTKLDPDGKKFWDFSWHEIGMYDLPAMIDYVLKTTGFKKIQYAGHSQGCTAFFVMCSRRPEYNKKVIMMQAMAPAVYASETDEHPYIRAINLYFRSLVGSSVTEMFNGEFRFLCRMTEETERLCIEAVFGIVGRNWNEFNRKMFPVILGHYPAGVAAKQVKHFIQIIKSGRFAPYSYSSNKNLALYKEHIPPRYNLSHVTVPTYVYYSINDLLCHPSDVEAMYKDLGNPKGKYLIPMEEFNHMDFLWAMNVRKLVYARMLRVLGKITDHKKGNSTTIASNSVLQKRKRRR from the exons ATGCGTCCGTTCCAAAGTTTTCAAAATATCCCGCTATTACTTTGTCTGCTCATAGTATGTCAATTTGTTCATCGTAGTCGTGGTCAGTTCATCGACGATTCGGAAACCGATCCAGATGATGAGGAGGACGAAAGTGTAGAAGATGAAACGCCCGAAGAGAAAGCGACTCGCAAAAACATACAGGAAGATTCCAATTTGCCTGTG GATAAACTAATTGCTAAATACGGCTATCCGGCGGAAGTGCATCATGTCACCACCGAAGATGGCTATATACTGACCATGCACCGCATCCGCCGACAAGGAGCGCAGCCATTCTTCTTACAACACGGACTCGTTGACAGTTCAGCCGGTTATGTAATAATGGGTCCAAACATCAGTTTAG cttACCTTCTTTCGGACTATAAGTACGATGTATGGCTGGGCAACGCACGTGGCAATCGTTACTCTCGTAATCATACTAAGCTTGATCCGGACGGTAAAAAATTCTGGGATTTCAGTTGGCATGAGATTGGCATGTATGATCTGCCCGCAATGATCgattatgtattaaaaactaccggtttcaaaaaaattcaatatgcgGGTCACTCACAG GGTTGTACAGCATTCTTTGTAATGTGTTCTCGTCGAccagagtataataaaaaagtaatcatGATGCAAGCCATGGCCCCGGCGGTGTATGCCTCGGAAACAGATGAGCATCCTTATATCCGTGCAATAAACTTATATTTTCGC AGTTTGGTTGGTAGCTCAGTTACAGAAATGTTTAATGGGGAGTTTCGATTTCTCTGCCGCATGACGGAGGAAACGGAGCGCCTATGCATTGAGGCCGTATTTGGTATAGTGGGACGAAATTGGAACGAATTCAATAGG AAAATGTTCCCGGTTATTTTGGGTCACTATCCCGCTGGTGTTGCCGCTAAACAAGtaaaacatttcattcaaataatCAAATCTGGACGCTTTGCACCTTACAGTTACAGTAGTAACAAAAATTTGGCGCTCTATAAGGAACACATACCGCCGCGCTATAACCTCTCCCATGTCACGGTTCCCACATATGTCTACTATTCTATCAACGATTTACTTTGCCATCCCAGCGATGTGGAGGCAATGTATAAGGACCTGGGTAATCCCAAAGGTAAATATTTGATACCAATGGAGGAGTTCAATCACATGGATTTCCTGTGGGCTATGAACGTAAGAAAATTGGTTTATGCACGCATGTTACGAGTGCTGGGAAAAATAACGGATCACAAAAAGGGAAATAGTACGACGATAGCAAGTAACAGTGTTCTGCAAAAGCGGAAACGGAGAAGATGA